In Candidatus Mycalebacterium zealandia, one DNA window encodes the following:
- a CDS encoding hydrogenase, translating into MENKQNRLTYSKVTADVVRILEKPSRQWALLFGTALFFVGIGLFSFLYQVYTGLGVAGFRHPVFWGIYITDFVFWVGIAHSGTLISAVLFLFRARFRMSIYRLAEAMTVFAVLTAGLFPIIHLGRPWNFYWLFPYPNQRELWVNFKSPLLWDVFAVSTYLTVSSIFFFVGMIPDLAAIRDKVTGKTRKIIYSLLSLGWKGSNWEWLHYTRAYLYFAAFATPLVLSVHSVVSWDFAMASLPGWHTTIFAPYFVAGAIFSGLAMVITLAIPIRKIFHLEDYITMDNFDGMAKLIIFTSLIIGYAYGVEFLFAWYSGVPAEWEQFVYRAVGEYAPFYWTMVICNVVIPVLLWFKRFRHNLAILFVISIFINIGMWFERFNIIVISLSRDFDPAVWGVYKISWVEAGLTMGSFGWFFMFFLIFLKTLPSIAIAEIKEILPVPRKKNGEHGHE; encoded by the coding sequence GTGGAAAACAAACAAAACAGGCTGACATATTCAAAGGTTACAGCCGATGTCGTAAGGATTCTGGAAAAACCTTCCAGACAGTGGGCGTTGCTGTTCGGCACCGCTCTGTTTTTTGTCGGCATAGGTTTGTTTTCCTTTCTCTATCAAGTTTACACGGGGCTTGGAGTGGCAGGGTTCCGCCATCCGGTTTTCTGGGGGATATACATAACAGACTTTGTTTTCTGGGTTGGAATAGCCCATTCGGGAACATTGATTTCCGCCGTACTTTTCCTTTTCAGGGCAAGGTTTAGAATGTCCATCTACCGCCTTGCTGAAGCAATGACGGTTTTCGCGGTTCTGACCGCGGGACTGTTCCCGATAATCCATCTCGGGCGTCCGTGGAATTTTTATTGGCTTTTTCCGTATCCCAACCAGCGTGAGCTTTGGGTCAATTTCAAATCACCACTTTTGTGGGATGTTTTTGCCGTCAGCACATACCTTACGGTCAGTTCCATTTTCTTCTTTGTCGGAATGATTCCGGACCTCGCGGCGATAAGAGACAAAGTGACGGGGAAAACGCGCAAAATTATCTACTCGCTTCTTTCACTCGGCTGGAAGGGCTCAAACTGGGAATGGCTTCACTACACTAGGGCGTATCTGTATTTCGCCGCTTTCGCGACCCCTCTTGTTCTTTCGGTTCACAGCGTTGTGTCCTGGGACTTCGCAATGGCAAGTCTTCCCGGCTGGCACACAACCATATTCGCGCCGTATTTTGTTGCCGGAGCAATTTTTTCAGGACTCGCGATGGTAATAACCCTCGCCATACCTATACGGAAGATTTTCCATCTTGAGGATTACATCACGATGGACAACTTTGACGGAATGGCAAAACTAATAATCTTTACTTCGCTGATAATCGGATATGCGTACGGCGTGGAATTTCTATTCGCGTGGTATAGCGGAGTTCCCGCCGAATGGGAGCAGTTTGTATACAGGGCGGTTGGAGAATACGCGCCTTTCTACTGGACAATGGTGATTTGCAATGTAGTGATTCCGGTTCTTCTGTGGTTCAAAAGGTTTCGCCACAATCTGGCAATTCTGTTTGTCATCTCAATCTTTATAAACATAGGAATGTGGTTTGAACGTTTTAACATAATTGTGATTTCCCTTTCGCGTGATTTTGACCCCGCAGTCTGGGGTGTTTACAAAATTTCATGGGTGGAAGCCGGTCTCACAATGGGCAGTTTCGGGTGGTTTTTCATGTTCTTCCTGATATTCCTGAAAACGCTTCCCTCCATCGCAATAGCGGAGATTAAGGAAATCCTTCCCGTTCCGCGCAAAAAAAACGGAGAACACGGACATGAGTAA
- a CDS encoding molybdopterin-dependent oxidoreductase produces MSDETKDKTGKQGITRRDFLKVIGVTGGVAAASGGCSPEPVEQIIPYVIPPENTIPGVPDYYSSTCRECPAGCGVIVKTREGRAIKMEGNPDNPINSGALCASGQAALQGVYNPDRIKSPLAKNEDGKFRSATWKDAEKTVAEKIGELVSQGKGRRVVYLDGVSPGSYDELLNIWTDSIGARRYSYETFSHEPIKKANEIVFGLNSIPSYEIGKAEYLLSFGADFLETWLSPTYNGKGFGSLREVKKGKTGKVVQVEPRMSMTGANADRMIQINPGTEIDLALAIANVMSRKTRAEDYLLQLVREYTPEKAAEKTSVPVETINEIAEEMISKKSLAIGGGAATTASNATELLVAINILNYLSGNLNETINFADTLATSSSTSYEEITALIKDMQNGEVDALIIRGVNPVFSLPQSAGFAKAMKNVPFTVSFSPFMDETTQMCSLVMPDNHPLESWGDFKARASFHGITQPAVSRVFNTKASGDVIISVSKKMEATAKLFAVTDYYSFMREYWKKLGAKIFPETPFETFWSETLKKGGVPTALSGGKASLSGRMRLFSFSGREADFHGDGDMYLMPFPSAKLYDGRGANKPWLQELPDSLTSVVWDSWAEISPETAKAMEVRTGSFVKIESAFGAVETQVFVNEGMSPDTVAIPIGQGHEEYGRYAQDRGVSPMKIMSPASDVLSGGYAWFSTKVKVTPTGKDSLLVRTQYTTSQEGRGVARTVDIHDLGHKHENGHGDKHHPDLYPDLEYEEYRWGMSVDLSKCTGCGACVTACYAENNIPFVGKEQVARRRDMAWLRIDRFFEKNPNGEVTARFVPVPCQHCGNAPCEPVCPVFATYHNHEGLNGMIYNRCVGTRYCANNCTYKVRKFNWYSYKVPEPLNWQFNPDVTVRTKGVMEKCSFCVQRIRSAHDTAKDEGRGVRDGDVVTACQQTCATNAIDFGNLLDPQSKVSVSSHNERGYKLFEEVNTKPAVTYLKEVVQS; encoded by the coding sequence GTGTCTGACGAAACTAAAGACAAAACTGGCAAACAGGGAATAACCAGAAGGGATTTCCTGAAAGTAATCGGCGTGACGGGCGGGGTCGCGGCGGCATCGGGCGGGTGTTCGCCTGAGCCGGTTGAGCAGATTATTCCGTATGTCATTCCGCCTGAAAACACCATTCCGGGAGTGCCCGACTACTATTCAAGCACCTGCCGAGAATGTCCGGCGGGATGCGGAGTGATTGTAAAAACAAGGGAAGGGCGCGCTATTAAAATGGAAGGCAACCCCGACAACCCGATAAACTCCGGCGCGTTGTGCGCTTCAGGACAAGCCGCCCTGCAGGGAGTCTACAATCCGGACAGAATCAAGTCCCCTCTTGCGAAAAATGAAGACGGGAAATTTCGTTCCGCAACATGGAAAGACGCGGAAAAAACAGTTGCCGAAAAAATTGGAGAACTCGTTTCGCAAGGAAAAGGACGGCGTGTAGTGTATCTCGACGGAGTATCGCCCGGGTCTTACGACGAGTTGCTGAACATCTGGACGGATTCAATCGGAGCAAGAAGATATTCCTACGAAACCTTTTCACACGAGCCTATTAAAAAAGCGAACGAGATTGTTTTCGGTTTGAACTCCATACCTTCCTACGAAATAGGAAAAGCCGAATACCTACTTTCTTTCGGGGCGGACTTCCTTGAAACCTGGCTGTCGCCAACATATAACGGCAAAGGGTTTGGCAGTTTGCGCGAAGTTAAAAAAGGCAAAACCGGCAAGGTGGTTCAAGTTGAGCCGCGGATGTCAATGACGGGCGCAAACGCTGACCGCATGATTCAAATCAACCCCGGAACGGAAATTGATCTGGCTCTTGCGATAGCAAACGTAATGTCCCGGAAAACCAGAGCCGAAGACTATCTGCTCCAACTGGTACGGGAATACACCCCTGAAAAAGCCGCGGAAAAAACATCCGTTCCCGTTGAAACCATCAACGAAATCGCCGAAGAGATGATTTCAAAAAAGAGTCTGGCAATCGGCGGCGGCGCGGCGACAACCGCTTCAAACGCGACCGAACTGCTTGTCGCCATCAACATACTGAACTACCTTTCAGGCAACCTGAACGAGACAATCAATTTTGCGGATACTCTCGCGACTTCGAGCTCAACCTCATACGAGGAAATCACTGCACTAATCAAAGACATGCAAAATGGCGAAGTGGACGCACTTATTATCAGAGGTGTAAATCCGGTGTTCTCGCTTCCGCAGTCAGCGGGATTTGCAAAAGCGATGAAAAACGTTCCGTTCACCGTAAGTTTTTCGCCGTTTATGGACGAAACCACACAGATGTGTTCGCTTGTGATGCCGGACAATCATCCCCTTGAGAGTTGGGGCGATTTCAAGGCACGGGCAAGTTTCCACGGCATAACCCAGCCAGCAGTTTCAAGAGTTTTTAACACCAAAGCGTCCGGAGACGTAATAATTTCGGTCAGCAAGAAGATGGAAGCAACCGCAAAACTGTTTGCAGTCACGGACTACTACTCTTTTATGAGGGAGTATTGGAAAAAACTGGGCGCAAAAATTTTTCCGGAAACGCCTTTTGAAACTTTCTGGAGCGAAACTCTCAAGAAAGGCGGTGTGCCTACCGCGCTCTCCGGCGGAAAAGCCTCTCTTTCCGGGAGAATGAGACTGTTTTCATTCTCTGGCAGGGAAGCGGATTTCCATGGAGACGGAGATATGTATCTCATGCCTTTCCCGTCTGCGAAACTCTACGACGGCAGAGGAGCGAACAAACCCTGGTTGCAGGAATTGCCCGACTCACTTACTTCGGTCGTGTGGGACTCATGGGCGGAAATCAGTCCTGAAACGGCGAAAGCAATGGAAGTTCGGACTGGATCTTTTGTAAAGATTGAATCTGCTTTCGGCGCGGTTGAAACGCAGGTGTTTGTCAATGAGGGCATGTCCCCGGACACGGTGGCAATTCCAATCGGGCAGGGACACGAAGAATACGGAAGATACGCACAGGACAGAGGGGTAAGCCCGATGAAGATAATGTCTCCGGCATCTGATGTACTTTCCGGCGGCTACGCGTGGTTTTCCACAAAGGTAAAAGTAACACCGACCGGCAAAGACTCCCTACTTGTACGCACACAATACACAACATCTCAGGAAGGCAGAGGAGTGGCGCGAACGGTTGATATTCACGACCTTGGGCACAAACACGAAAATGGACACGGCGACAAGCATCACCCTGATTTGTACCCGGACTTGGAATACGAGGAATACAGATGGGGAATGTCGGTTGACCTCTCCAAATGCACGGGTTGCGGCGCGTGTGTGACAGCGTGTTACGCGGAGAACAATATTCCGTTTGTTGGCAAAGAACAGGTCGCGCGGCGCAGGGATATGGCGTGGCTGAGAATAGACAGATTCTTTGAGAAAAACCCTAACGGCGAAGTAACGGCACGGTTTGTCCCGGTCCCATGCCAGCATTGCGGGAACGCCCCATGTGAGCCGGTATGCCCCGTTTTTGCAACCTACCATAACCACGAAGGCTTGAATGGAATGATTTACAATCGTTGTGTGGGCACAAGATACTGTGCCAACAACTGCACTTATAAAGTTAGGAAGTTCAACTGGTATTCATACAAAGTGCCTGAACCGCTCAACTGGCAGTTCAACCCCGATGTTACTGTCAGAACCAAGGGAGTGATGGAAAAATGCAGTTTCTGCGTCCAGAGGATAAGAAGCGCTCACGACACGGCAAAAGATGAAGGGCGTGGAGTAAGAGACGGCGACGTGGTGACGGCGTGTCAACAGACCTGCGCAACAAACGCCATAGATTTCGGCAATTTGCTTGACCCTCAGAGCAAGGTCTCGGTGTCATCTCACAACGAGAGGGGCTACAAACTGTTTGAAGAAGTAAATACAAAGCCCGCAGTAACGTATCTAAAAGAGGTGGTTCAGTCGTAA